A portion of the Kwoniella newhampshirensis strain CBS 13917 chromosome 1, whole genome shotgun sequence genome contains these proteins:
- a CDS encoding mitochondrial 54S ribosomal protein uL4m, which produces MKSAARLIPTLSQPLRATARPIGLTLIARSVAGPSNLSLPRRHATTTPIPPSASIPSTSEVREEIEGEELPPNVTFEELSDEADEEIQRALGQSDADLATFFPTLTSIREPILLPVSSLASTTPTLPSPSDTVISLPPDIFAQPIRRDILHRCVVWYLSLLRSGTKTTKTRSTVAYSGRKMRPQKGTGRARQGDAGAGTRRGGAPIFPIKPKNWAQSLPRKVRELGMRIALSSKLSSGLLRVVESLNEGEWKGTAEARRALCDSLVFPQSAQQSLAEVDLEPILPLPTEDGGETTQSADSTTAHETPVVEEVQVLSRFGRVEDLSILFLYSPNKSHEEIDAFHRVVRNIPGLEVMSTDEVEVYHVLKYKWLVLEGGAVDALSGFDILEDEGLEMLAEDIDGDVRAAA; this is translated from the exons ATGAAGTCTGCTGCACGACTGATCCCCACGCTGTCTCAG CCCCTTCGGGCTACCGCTCGACCGATAGGTCTTACTCTCATCGCTCGTTCCGTCGCGGGACCCAGcaacctctctctccctcgacGACATGCAACCACCACCCCTATCCCCCCTTCAGCGTCCATACCGTCGACGTCggaggtgagagaggagatcgaaggagaggaatTACCACCCAATGTTACTTTTGAGGAGTTGTCAGATGAAGCCGACGAGGAGATACAGCGGGCTCTAGGACAGTCAGATG CCGACCTTGCAACCTTCTTTCCGACTTTGACGAGCATTCGCGAACCTATCCTTCTCCCCGTCTCTTCGCTCGCATCAACCACGCCCACTCTTCCCTCACCATCT GATACTGTaatctcccttccacctgACATCTTCGCTCAACCCATTCGACGAGATATCCTTCATCGATGTGTGGTTTGGTACCTCTCATTGCTCCGATCT GGTACCAAAACAACCAAAACCCGATCTACGGTTGCGTACTCTGGTCGAAAGATGAGACCTCAGAAAGGAACTGGTAGAGCACGTCAAGGGGATGCAGGTGCAGGTACTC GACGAGGCGGTGCTCCTATATTTCCGATCAAACCGAAGAACTGGGCCCAATCGCTCCCTCGTAAGGTGCGAGAGTTGGGTATGCGGATCGCCCTGTCGTCGAAGCTCTCATCGGGATTGTTGCGTGTGGTCGAAAGTCTGAATGAGGGAGAATGGAAGGGCACCGCAGAAGCTAGGAGAGCTTTGTGCGATTCGCTTGTCTTCCCTCAATCTGCTCAACAAAGTCTTGCAgaagtcgatctcgaaccGATCTTGCCGCTACCTACGGAGGACGGAGGAGAAACAACACAATCAGCCGATTCCACTACCGCACACGAAACCCCCGTTGTGGAGGAAGTTCAGGTGCTCAGTCGATTTGGTCGTGTCGAAGATCTGTCCATTCTATTCCTTTACTCACCCAACAAGTCACacgaagagatcgacgCGTTTCATCGAGTCGTCCGTAATATCCCAGGGCTAGAAGTCATGTCTacggacgaggtggaagtgtATCATGTGTTGAAGTACAAGTGGCTGGTGTTGGAAGGAGGCGCAGTGGATGCTTTGAGCGGATTTGACATTCTAGAAGATGAAGGCTTGGAGATGCTGGCGGAGGACATTGATGGCGACGTAAGAGCTGCCGCTTGA